One window of the Candidatus Zixiibacteriota bacterium genome contains the following:
- a CDS encoding hypothetical protein (Evidence 5 : Unknown function) produces the protein MRVEPIPFKQFNESLQNNLRTKQILDAAKWLVGSQPTGVLALACNSNWEAALSIEFLTWTRHILEQHKEESILCSQIVTRIGETANRLLASAKWINDPILGEICTWEGVTWDTSVVIRGLLTALRACPSEFADKKQAEIERTVEGALHWLAHRFDIWETDVKFPFGACDVAQILITLVMMRAYHMPLLKKAEHAGYLSRRAKPRRVPLEADIVRYLLKEADVEKSGGDGRSRSANVDREDVLYYWGNYFQTAEVIEALAYAYASFHGTPICPIETIAGKLKDLIEPDQATAMRIAVMGGLRYLETHQINGEWGTHVDTFRCLYAYIRASYLLRETPEAPIVFRALRWTCDEKQVFVDGSLMHTMFLTIFYCFALEEVYEHWELAERPMLELYDDVVWASQANTTIERGKRMLAEMERDKKESERIKLNEDVSGLKRSIATLSVILSGLILGPTIGHLLGVFKLSISATPASDIVAFLTLLMTIITSLIVLIWTIKK, from the coding sequence ATGCGAGTAGAACCAATTCCTTTTAAGCAATTCAATGAATCACTTCAAAATAATCTCCGCACAAAGCAGATATTGGATGCCGCAAAATGGTTGGTGGGTTCTCAACCTACTGGAGTATTAGCGCTTGCATGTAATAGTAATTGGGAAGCTGCTCTAAGCATAGAATTTCTGACTTGGACTAGGCATATCTTAGAACAACACAAGGAAGAATCGATTCTTTGTAGCCAAATTGTTACCCGTATTGGCGAAACAGCAAATCGTTTGCTTGCATCTGCAAAGTGGATTAATGATCCAATATTGGGTGAGATATGTACATGGGAAGGTGTTACCTGGGATACCTCAGTTGTAATTCGAGGTTTACTAACAGCATTACGCGCTTGTCCCAGCGAATTCGCGGATAAAAAACAAGCTGAAATCGAAAGAACCGTCGAGGGTGCATTGCATTGGTTGGCACACAGATTTGACATTTGGGAAACAGATGTAAAATTTCCTTTCGGGGCATGTGATGTAGCACAGATACTTATTACTCTTGTAATGATGCGTGCATATCATATGCCATTGCTTAAGAAAGCTGAACATGCAGGGTACCTATCCAGAAGAGCCAAACCGCGTAGGGTGCCGTTAGAGGCTGATATAGTTAGGTATTTGCTTAAAGAGGCAGATGTTGAAAAAAGTGGCGGAGACGGGAGGAGTCGTTCAGCAAATGTTGATCGGGAAGATGTGCTATATTATTGGGGCAACTACTTTCAAACTGCAGAAGTTATTGAGGCCTTAGCATATGCATACGCGAGCTTTCATGGAACGCCCATCTGTCCTATTGAAACAATTGCCGGAAAACTCAAAGATCTCATTGAACCAGATCAAGCAACTGCAATGCGTATTGCTGTAATGGGTGGATTACGTTATCTCGAAACGCATCAAATTAATGGTGAATGGGGTACTCACGTAGACACGTTTAGATGTTTATATGCATATATCAGGGCATCTTATTTGTTGCGGGAGACTCCAGAGGCACCGATAGTATTTCGGGCCTTGAGATGGACGTGCGATGAGAAACAAGTATTTGTGGATGGCAGCTTGATGCATACTATGTTTCTAACAATATTTTATTGCTTCGCTCTAGAAGAAGTTTATGAGCATTGGGAGCTTGCAGAACGGCCAATGCTGGAGTTATACGATGATGTAGTATGGGCCTCTCAAGCTAACACTACAATTGAGCGGGGTAAACGAATGCTTGCAGAGATGGAGAGAGACAAGAAAGAGAGCGAAAGAATCAAATTGAATGAGGATGTTTCTGGATTGAAAAGGTCTATTGCAACGCTTTCTGTTATCTTGTCTGGTCTGATATTAGGCCCAACAATTGGGCATCTCTTAGGGGTATTTAAACTTTCAATTTCAGCGACTCCAGCTTCAGATATAGTTGCATTTTTGACATTGCTGATGACAATAATAACCAGCCTTATAGTCCTAATATGGACAATAAAGAAATAA
- a CDS encoding conserved hypothetical protein (Evidence 4 : Unknown function but conserved in other organisms), translating into MNNKEAILLFSGGRDSFLAGCYLMEEKYKIYMVTFENGVGLGAHNAEHGAKRIIKRYGKNRAEFLGVHSVAGIWREFILPYFNLKPSEISKEYGELTISQFHCLTCRSAMYIWSAIKAKQMGIKYIADGARKDQGFVIELPNMIEGFKKMFLEYSIELLLPVWDLDSDWERKNLLLLRGFIPKTLEPQCLIGVSLPDGIMPDKEIQKAVRKYFDKIVLPRGRKLITTQPKAFLNQGGIL; encoded by the coding sequence ATGAATAATAAAGAAGCAATATTGTTGTTTTCGGGAGGAAGAGACTCTTTTCTTGCAGGATGCTATCTGATGGAGGAAAAATATAAAATTTACATGGTAACCTTTGAAAATGGTGTCGGTTTAGGTGCCCACAACGCTGAGCACGGGGCAAAGAGAATTATAAAGCGATATGGAAAGAATAGGGCAGAGTTTTTAGGTGTACACTCTGTTGCTGGAATATGGCGAGAGTTTATTTTGCCTTATTTTAATCTGAAACCAAGCGAAATATCAAAAGAGTATGGCGAACTAACCATTTCCCAGTTTCATTGTTTAACTTGTAGATCAGCAATGTATATTTGGTCGGCCATAAAAGCAAAGCAGATGGGAATAAAGTATATTGCTGATGGGGCTCGCAAAGATCAGGGTTTTGTAATAGAATTACCTAATATGATTGAGGGATTTAAAAAAATGTTCTTAGAATATTCAATAGAATTATTGTTGCCGGTATGGGACCTAGATTCAGATTGGGAAAGGAAAAATCTTTTACTATTAAGAGGATTTATTCCTAAAACACTAGAGCCTCAATGTTTAATTGGTGTTTCTTTGCCAGACGGAATAATGCCCGATAAAGAAATTCAAAAGGCTGTAAGAAAATATTTCGACAAAATTGTATTGCCTCGGGGGCGAAAATTAATTACTACCCAACCAAAGGCTTTTCTAAATCAAGGAGGAATTCTATGA
- a CDS encoding hypothetical protein (Evidence 5 : Unknown function) has product MSMYIYKFDCEGLDESHLAVS; this is encoded by the coding sequence GTGTCGATGTATATTTACAAATTCGATTGTGAGGGTTTGGATGAATCTCACCTGGCAGTTTCCTAG
- a CDS encoding Integrase catalytic subunit (fragment): MTGPAKDNPAFDQLRVANELKKGRIFISPAGVRCVWLRHDLGKLQKHLKALEAKMAQENLILTESRRVSKARKKAEAEECGEIEIEPFGLSGSTGNVLCGDPTGSGKDSLADFHRHLHQSSLC; encoded by the coding sequence ATGACCGGACCGGCGAAAGACAATCCGGCCTTTGATCAGCTGCGGGTAGCCAACGAATTGAAGAAGGGCAGAATTTTCATCTCCCCGGCCGGTGTCCGATGCGTTTGGTTAAGGCATGATCTGGGGAAATTACAGAAACACCTGAAGGCTTTGGAGGCGAAGATGGCTCAGGAGAATTTGATATTGACCGAGTCGCGGCGGGTCTCCAAGGCGAGGAAGAAGGCCGAGGCGGAGGAATGCGGTGAGATTGAGATAGAGCCATTCGGGTTATCTGGGAGCACAGGAAACGTTCTATGTGGGGACCCTACAGGGAGCGGGAAGGATTCACTAGCGGATTTTCATCGACACCTACACCAAAGTAGCCTTTGCTAA
- a CDS encoding Phage integrase family protein codes for MPELKELHKRFLKEQRYSTRLSRDTLRGYEQSFFLLCQVMAGISMKDVTPATLTEFFRRLETRTRMVGRGIKKVGVRKSTIATYRSKLNRFFKWLENHKHIKTNPLTLMDYPDVQYEDRKYLTRQEIEKVFGALAMSAMFFDNFLQKRNIAIFSTFLYTGLRKGELLNLKVMDVDLQRRELTVRAETSKSRLRRIIPISLELSKILREYFIERYQRKLATPFLFVSSNYDGGLTANGLKHLVETIRKSSRVNFHLHQLRHTFAVNLLNNGSDIAKLKQLLGHRDIRMTATYLRCLPTTAMRGDVETLTLDNLV; via the coding sequence ATGCCTGAATTGAAAGAACTCCACAAACGATTCCTAAAGGAACAGCGTTATTCAACGCGATTATCCCGAGATACCTTGCGGGGATACGAACAGAGCTTTTTTTTGTTATGCCAGGTCATGGCCGGCATATCCATGAAAGATGTTACTCCTGCAACATTGACTGAGTTTTTTCGGCGTCTTGAAACGCGAACAAGAATGGTCGGGCGGGGGATTAAAAAAGTGGGCGTGAGAAAATCCACTATTGCCACATATAGGAGCAAATTGAACAGATTCTTCAAGTGGCTGGAAAATCATAAGCATATTAAGACAAATCCCTTGACACTCATGGACTATCCTGATGTGCAGTATGAAGACCGGAAATATCTTACTCGGCAAGAAATTGAAAAGGTGTTCGGGGCCCTGGCCATGAGCGCCATGTTTTTCGACAATTTCCTCCAGAAGCGCAATATTGCCATTTTTTCCACATTTCTTTACACAGGGTTGCGGAAAGGGGAGTTGCTTAATCTTAAAGTAATGGATGTCGATCTGCAGCGTCGAGAATTAACCGTCCGCGCTGAGACTTCTAAATCTCGTCTTCGCAGAATAATCCCAATTTCCTTAGAACTTTCAAAGATCCTCCGTGAATATTTTATCGAGAGATATCAAAGAAAACTGGCAACACCATTCTTGTTTGTTTCCTCTAATTATGATGGGGGACTGACAGCCAATGGATTGAAGCACCTAGTGGAAACCATCCGCAAATCCTCCCGGGTAAATTTTCATTTGCACCAGCTTAGGCATACCTTTGCAGTCAATCTGCTTAACAATGGGAGTGACATAGCCAAACTTAAACAGCTATTGGGGCATCGCGATATCCGCATGACCGCGACCTATTTGCGTTGTCTCCCGACAACCGCAATGCGAGGAGATGTGGAGACACTTACACTTGATAATTTAGTGTAA
- a CDS encoding hypothetical protein (Evidence 5 : Unknown function), whose amino-acid sequence MSTQYYRFVFSMPMDILHYMRRGSYRRRDNRSFGTNIAFKARVNWFVNIGHTATVFNVFGGKNKEGIQNSYCNRRP is encoded by the coding sequence TTGTCTACACAATATTATAGATTTGTATTTAGCATGCCCATGGATATTCTCCATTACATGCGACGTGGATCCTATAGAAGAAGAGATAACAGGAGTTTTGGAACAAATATCGCGTTTAAAGCCAGAGTTAATTGGTTTGTCAATATTGGACATACAGCGACAGTTTTCAATGTATTTGGCGGAAAGAATAAAGAAGGAATTCAGAATTCCTATTGTAATAGGAGGCCCTGA
- a CDS encoding conserved hypothetical protein (Evidence 4 : Unknown function but conserved in other organisms), which yields MTTAKIKVPDERSKKFIFIPFCLICQAFQAQGIVRYGWRAVIKPIIEEILQHDLNLIQMPCPESQLGGYVSGLKRGPNGIEQYDTPEFREICHRLASEMALMIRGLLASGYEIVAILGIEYSPSCSIKIQYSSRGAFHRPGLYIEALRNQLANEKIDIPFLGINRRGMKKSLNELRQLLGQ from the coding sequence ATGACCACTGCAAAAATAAAAGTCCCGGACGAACGAAGCAAGAAATTTATCTTCATTCCATTTTGTTTAATCTGTCAGGCTTTTCAAGCTCAAGGTATTGTTAGATATGGTTGGCGAGCCGTGATCAAACCAATAATTGAGGAAATATTACAGCATGATTTAAATTTGATTCAAATGCCATGTCCCGAAAGCCAACTTGGTGGATACGTAAGCGGTCTTAAAAGAGGACCGAATGGGATAGAACAATATGACACGCCCGAATTTAGAGAAATTTGTCATCGATTGGCTTCAGAAATGGCATTAATGATTAGAGGCCTTTTAGCAAGCGGCTATGAAATAGTGGCAATCTTGGGGATAGAGTATTCACCTTCATGCTCAATTAAAATCCAGTATTCATCAAGGGGGGCATTCCATCGTCCCGGTCTTTATATCGAAGCTTTAAGAAACCAGTTAGCCAATGAAAAAATAGACATACCTTTTTTGGGAATAAACCGAAGGGGAATGAAGAAATCCTTGAATGAATTAAGGCAATTACTCGGTCAATAA
- a CDS encoding putative ATPase involved in DNA repair (Evidence 3 : Putative function from multiple computational evidences) yields the protein MSGQFPRGSEWRKWDLHIHTPQSIVQQYGGDTPEIWNQFVAKISSLPSEVKVLGICDYLFIDGYEKLKARKSEFPNIALLIPNIEFRLDTFAGTTNSKRRHNFHVLFDTSVSIPDIREQLLNCLSKGYHITDKSEWQQTPTVRSLSDLGRQIKQQAPEGNPVRNKTDLQVGFDNITYSREDIMKCLEGKSCFRGKYVTAIGFSEWDQARWDQSAAEKRDLINRSHFAMTCVNDPAKIAEHRIDLKNNNLNPLILHGSDAHRLEDVGTTLQWIKADPTFAGLKQVMNEPEERVFIGDAPPNFKADHKVIQRIIIRDSKNWFPNNFELPLNRDLVTIIGGRGSGKSALAEAIAYGAGSSDPHSDAFLRKADRHQESISGATITTDWADGTTTTFEVGKLKDDAGLVRYLPQGAVEELCAPEHSGELQRQIENVIFQALDETERLGASNFKELQSKALRQFTNEKRQLSKKISEANARLSGIIWTIEGKGKKQEDLKQRQEELKRLRKSLPKLPEEDQKAQDELATLEEQKRRLEEAIATRQGTINVVDEVQAQVESFGHSITEFEEEIGKLLSAAEIPLSDEFKVNLNRTGIAKILNERATALKGEIDTIRSGEKEPVGILCGISTEAMFANNLKELGDTINRKSKETRAYETQKLKYQQQKKVIQETETAVKAIKLELENIDSVLLPEQKHLEEERLKHYCDYFEILQREKTKIEALYTPLQASLLAGSETKKRLVFEAKIHYRIKEHCDVGLNILDRTRRGNFRELRALGKALDTAWEECMKLSINEASTKARLASLEGQFRECEGQPIDVVQQLKEGLTIQHYYNWLYDPEYFEVVSSLKFDGVDLYLLSPGQKGIILMMLYLAIDKDDCRPLIIDQPEENLDNLSVYSDLMQYFRERKVYRQIIMVTHNPNLVVNTDAEQVIIANYHGERQPRLQYTSGSLENQAEKLPNVPVEDLEDGILEQVCDILEGGKTAFGNRNRKYQLSEKVRIA from the coding sequence ATGAGTGGTCAATTTCCCAGAGGTTCTGAATGGCGTAAATGGGATTTGCATATCCACACCCCTCAGTCCATTGTTCAACAATATGGTGGAGATACGCCCGAAATCTGGAATCAATTTGTCGCAAAGATTTCTTCGCTCCCATCTGAAGTTAAGGTTCTCGGTATTTGTGATTATTTGTTTATTGATGGATATGAGAAACTCAAAGCACGCAAAAGCGAATTTCCCAATATTGCCCTTCTCATACCAAACATAGAATTTCGTCTTGATACTTTCGCCGGTACAACAAACTCTAAACGTCGTCACAACTTCCATGTTCTTTTCGATACCTCTGTGTCTATCCCTGACATCCGCGAACAGCTTTTGAATTGTCTATCGAAAGGATATCACATTACTGACAAGAGTGAGTGGCAGCAGACGCCGACAGTAAGGTCTCTTAGCGATCTAGGCAGGCAAATAAAGCAACAGGCTCCGGAAGGAAATCCGGTCCGTAATAAGACTGATTTGCAGGTAGGGTTCGACAATATTACCTACAGCAGGGAGGATATTATGAAGTGCCTAGAGGGAAAGTCCTGCTTTCGCGGAAAGTACGTTACGGCTATTGGCTTTTCGGAGTGGGATCAGGCGCGATGGGATCAATCCGCTGCGGAGAAAAGAGACCTGATCAACCGCAGCCATTTTGCGATGACGTGCGTCAATGACCCGGCGAAGATTGCAGAGCATCGAATCGACCTTAAGAATAATAATCTCAATCCACTGATCTTGCATGGTTCAGACGCGCACAGACTTGAAGATGTGGGCACAACGCTTCAATGGATTAAGGCAGATCCCACTTTTGCCGGGCTTAAGCAGGTAATGAATGAGCCAGAAGAGCGAGTTTTTATTGGTGACGCTCCTCCAAATTTCAAGGCGGATCACAAAGTTATTCAACGTATCATCATACGCGACTCCAAAAACTGGTTTCCAAATAACTTTGAATTGCCACTTAATCGCGACCTCGTGACTATTATCGGTGGGCGTGGTTCTGGCAAATCCGCTCTTGCCGAGGCCATAGCGTATGGAGCTGGAAGTAGCGATCCGCACTCGGACGCATTTCTACGGAAAGCCGATAGACACCAAGAATCAATTAGCGGTGCCACTATCACCACTGATTGGGCTGATGGCACCACGACTACGTTTGAAGTGGGGAAACTGAAGGATGATGCAGGTCTCGTTAGGTATTTGCCGCAAGGTGCCGTAGAAGAGCTATGTGCTCCGGAGCACAGTGGTGAATTGCAGCGGCAAATTGAGAACGTGATTTTTCAAGCCCTGGATGAGACTGAACGTTTAGGCGCATCGAATTTCAAGGAACTGCAGTCAAAAGCGCTTCGGCAGTTTACAAATGAGAAGCGACAGTTGAGCAAGAAAATCTCTGAGGCCAATGCTAGACTATCGGGTATTATTTGGACAATCGAAGGCAAGGGTAAGAAGCAGGAAGATTTAAAACAGCGCCAAGAGGAATTGAAGCGACTCAGGAAATCTCTGCCGAAATTGCCCGAGGAAGACCAGAAGGCGCAGGATGAGTTAGCGACTCTGGAGGAGCAAAAGAGACGGCTTGAAGAAGCCATTGCGACAAGACAGGGAACTATCAATGTTGTGGACGAGGTGCAGGCTCAAGTTGAGTCATTCGGACACAGCATTACGGAGTTTGAAGAAGAAATTGGGAAGCTACTCAGCGCTGCCGAAATCCCACTGTCCGATGAATTCAAAGTGAATCTGAATCGAACCGGTATTGCTAAGATACTGAACGAACGAGCCACTGCACTCAAGGGTGAGATAGATACAATTAGGTCAGGTGAAAAGGAACCAGTCGGCATTCTCTGCGGAATTAGTACGGAGGCGATGTTTGCTAATAATCTCAAAGAGCTCGGTGATACCATAAATCGAAAAAGCAAGGAAACTCGAGCGTATGAAACTCAGAAACTCAAATATCAGCAGCAAAAGAAAGTGATTCAGGAAACTGAAACCGCTGTTAAGGCTATTAAACTCGAGCTTGAGAACATAGATTCGGTGCTTTTGCCTGAGCAGAAGCATCTTGAAGAGGAGCGTCTAAAACATTACTGTGATTATTTTGAAATCCTCCAGCGCGAGAAGACCAAAATAGAGGCGCTTTACACTCCGCTGCAGGCGTCATTGCTCGCGGGCTCTGAGACTAAGAAACGTCTGGTCTTTGAGGCAAAGATCCACTATCGAATCAAAGAACATTGTGATGTTGGGCTAAACATATTGGACCGAACTCGCAGAGGCAATTTTCGTGAGTTGCGGGCATTGGGGAAAGCATTGGATACTGCTTGGGAGGAGTGTATGAAGCTATCAATAAATGAAGCGAGTACCAAGGCTCGCTTGGCATCCCTTGAAGGCCAATTCCGCGAGTGTGAAGGGCAACCGATCGACGTAGTGCAGCAATTAAAAGAGGGTCTTACAATTCAGCATTACTACAATTGGCTCTATGATCCAGAATATTTCGAGGTTGTGTCATCGCTTAAGTTTGACGGAGTTGACTTATATCTTTTGTCCCCAGGCCAAAAGGGCATCATTCTAATGATGCTCTATCTGGCCATTGACAAAGATGACTGCCGTCCCTTGATAATCGACCAACCTGAAGAGAACCTAGACAATCTGTCCGTGTACAGTGATTTGATGCAGTACTTTCGTGAGCGAAAAGTATATAGGCAAATAATAATGGTGACACATAATCCCAACTTGGTCGTGAATACGGATGCGGAGCAGGTAATTATTGCCAATTATCATGGCGAACGGCAACCGCGGCTACAGTATACTTCAGGCTCACTTGAGAATCAGGCGGAAAAGCTACCCAATGTGCCAGTTGAGGACTTGGAAGACGGAATTCTAGAACAGGTCTGTGACATTCTTGAGGGCGGCAAAACTGCCTTTGGAAATCGAAATCGAAAGTATCAATTGTCGGAGAAGGTGAGAATAGCCTAA
- a CDS encoding hypothetical protein (Evidence 5 : Unknown function) encodes MLTATKQFGIPQIFIIELTIHFVILNCGIKLRKKQERRIIPSCLSAFISCLLSLSKHQGDVPGRGVAFVFIGKHIVSTC; translated from the coding sequence TTGCTGACCGCAACGAAGCAATTCGGTATACCCCAAATCTTTATTATCGAACTAACCATTCACTTTGTCATTCTCAATTGCGGTATCAAGCTCCGCAAGAAACAGGAGCGCCGGATTATTCCGTCATGCCTCTCAGCCTTTATCTCGTGCCTGCTCTCCCTGTCCAAGCATCAAGGGGATGTTCCTGGGCGAGGTGTCGCTTTTGTGTTCATTGGCAAACATATAGTCAGCACATGTTAA
- a CDS encoding Integrase core domain protein (fragment) yields the protein MRILTDHGTENCGNRDYHEYQLWRTIERINHGKIKACHPQSNDICEKFHKTILNKFNQAAFRK from the coding sequence TTGCGCATCTTAACCGATCATGGGACGGAGAACTGCGGCAATCGTGATTATCATGAGTATCAGCTTTGGCGGACTATTGAGCGGATCAATCACGGCAAGATCAAAGCCTGTCATCCCCAATCCAATGATATCTGCGAGAAGTTCCACAAGACTATTCTAAATAAATTCAATCAAGCAGCATTCAGAAAGTAA
- a CDS encoding hypothetical protein (Evidence 5 : Unknown function): protein MIPFRLWQIKGLFDYSSLYGISLNYFGVLEYLIEHFMTNPYSHEFVFHVEDFPSEQNTLQMMR, encoded by the coding sequence TTGATACCATTTCGTCTTTGGCAAATAAAAGGACTATTCGATTATTCTTCCCTGTACGGAATAAGTTTGAATTACTTTGGGGTTCTAGAATATTTGATAGAGCACTTTATGACAAATCCTTATTCTCACGAATTCGTCTTCCACGTGGAAGATTTTCCATCCGAGCAGAATACATTACAGATGATGCGCTGA
- a CDS encoding hypothetical protein (Evidence 5 : Unknown function), with amino-acid sequence MKYEFKSLDLSSIIVIEQSIIDLAKYVFLNCRIIFSNPKSSRACKNNDQCGSKSEEL; translated from the coding sequence TTGAAATATGAATTCAAATCGCTCGATTTGTCATCAATTATTGTTATTGAACAATCAATCATTGACTTAGCCAAATACGTTTTCCTAAATTGCCGAATCATATTTTCTAATCCAAAAAGTTCTCGTGCCTGCAAGAATAACGACCAATGCGGCAGCAAGTCTGAAGAATTATGA
- a CDS encoding conserved hypothetical protein (Evidence 4 : Unknown function but conserved in other organisms) has protein sequence MELSSALNDFCNYSNYVRGYSKKTIDRYRATVTHLQRHIQAQEVGDCSEFKVREFFYYGRQEKHWAPTTFITYLNSLAVFFRWCVGQGYLTSNPTTDIEMPRKAKKLPSRLTKQEALHLLDVVSNYPFPHAFQRYRNYAILATFILAGLRKSELLQLKMPDVDLANMAIFVHQGKGNKDRIIPIGPTLGRILNRYREQRIRLNKACSAFFVSMHRDMGFTEAGLKRLVDFLKDKSGIQFSIHKLRHTFATIMLEGGCDIFSLSKILGHSDIKTTTIYLAASPEHLRAQMLKHPFDAF, from the coding sequence ATGGAACTTTCATCGGCTCTTAATGATTTTTGTAATTATTCAAATTATGTTCGGGGATATTCAAAGAAAACCATTGATCGCTATCGGGCCACTGTAACACACCTGCAAAGACATATTCAGGCTCAGGAGGTTGGGGACTGTAGCGAATTTAAGGTTAGAGAGTTTTTTTATTATGGCAGGCAGGAAAAACATTGGGCCCCGACGACGTTTATTACTTATCTGAATTCCCTTGCGGTCTTCTTTCGCTGGTGTGTAGGCCAGGGTTACCTAACATCAAATCCAACCACGGATATTGAAATGCCCAGGAAGGCAAAAAAGCTTCCGTCCAGGTTGACCAAGCAAGAGGCACTGCATCTATTGGATGTTGTCAGCAATTATCCTTTCCCCCATGCTTTTCAACGATATCGGAATTATGCTATCCTGGCGACCTTCATCTTAGCCGGTTTGAGAAAAAGTGAATTGCTTCAATTGAAAATGCCGGATGTTGACTTGGCTAATATGGCAATATTTGTTCACCAAGGCAAAGGAAATAAAGATCGGATCATTCCCATTGGCCCCACTCTGGGCAGAATATTGAACCGCTATCGCGAGCAGCGCATTCGTCTTAATAAGGCCTGTTCAGCATTCTTTGTTTCAATGCACCGGGATATGGGTTTCACTGAAGCGGGCTTGAAGCGGCTCGTGGATTTCTTGAAAGACAAATCGGGCATCCAGTTTAGCATTCACAAGCTCCGACATACTTTCGCTACCATTATGCTGGAGGGCGGCTGTGACATTTTTTCGCTTTCCAAGATTCTCGGACATAGTGATATCAAGACGACGACCATATACCTCGCTGCAAGTCCGGAGCACCTGCGGGCGCAGATGCTTAAACATCCCTTTGACGCCTTTTAG